In the Vicinamibacteria bacterium genome, CAGCAAACGCGCGACAGCCTCAGCCGCTCGCTTCAAAGCGAGGACTTCCTCCAGGCGTTCTATGACAAGCTCATGGCGTCCTCCGATTCGGTGCGGCACAAGTTCGCGACCACGGATTTCGACCGACAGATCGGGGTGCTGCGGGACTCACTGTACCTGATGCTGTCGGCGGCGGGGACGACGACCGGACCGGCTCACCGCGAGCTCGAGAAGCTGG is a window encoding:
- a CDS encoding globin → MADDPIQQTRDSLSRSLQSEDFLQAFYDKLMASSDSVRHKFATTDFDRQIGVLRDSLYLMLSAAGTTTGPAHRELEKLGERHSRRQLDIKPEWYELWLDCLLQTVAEYDLEYSAELDTAWRETLRPCIELLKSRY